In Zingiber officinale cultivar Zhangliang chromosome 1A, Zo_v1.1, whole genome shotgun sequence, the DNA window ctcttatccagaaagtccttctcctgcaagaaaaggttagtccgaggcaaatataccccgcaacacagattgttagcacagttttatagaaaagcaaagtgagtatgaatttagcaaaaagagtatgacttagattccgtctttccgagaccggaatctagtcacgatcttgacttagatatccgaaatggatctaagccggatcaacgcctaatgttcccttcccaggaatgcgtcctcgcagtcacttccctccagtgacttacctcacttacctgccagacgtccggtcagcccgtcgacctagctggactttgtgcctaagcgtctggtcagcccgtcgacccgcttggacttcgtgccagctatccggtcagcccgtcgacctagctgggcttcgtgccagacatctggtcagcccgtcgacctgtctggacttcttctgcacactcgatcaaagtgttagacaacaacaaactaacttaacttgatttgtcattcatcaaaacctgagttagaccgttagtgctacccgcaccaacaattttaCTATCCCAAACTGTCTGATCCGAGTACTTTCCTCTTCCAGTCTCGAGTCGATCTAGtttcttcgacaagatgccgacctccaacaagcactggaaagaatatttttttcttcatgcgccttcccgagcggccagactTTCCGACCCATTGACAGCTCGAAGTGGCGCCTCAGCCTCCCTTGAAAAGCTACAAGAGTCGATCAGACTACCTGAACGCATCTTCGATGTTGACAGGATAGAAATacgacatccacaagttgctaCTGGAAGACATCCTTTATATCTTTAGCTTAAGCTCGATCCGCACCCGGCTGCCGAACAGCCTAAGtatgaagctcctttaattcttcctttgatgctaactgatttctctttctcttttgcagccgaagtcatgatCCGAGCATGTCTGGCTGGTAGACCGAAGCTCAAGGACGCCACGATCAATGCGGCAGCTATTGAAGAACTTACGAGCCGCGACTTGCAGCTAGTTTGCTTACATGAAGAGCCCCAGGAGAGCGATGTGACGCtcatcttggtgagtgaaggcgAGGCCAGCCATGCGCCGAGCGGAGAAGCGGCCGCGGACTCACAGCCTCCATCCGAGCGACGTCCGATTATCCCGGTTGAGGAGCCATCGGGCTCGACCTCCTCCGATGTACCATTAAACCAGTGCAAGAGGCGCCTAGCAGAGTCCTCATCACGCTTTGCTACCTCAGGTGCGCAGTCTGCCGAGCGAGTCAAAACTTCAACCCCGACTCTGATTCAAGAAACAACGGCCTTCGTGTCGTCCGATCGGACGCGATCCTTGGCTGTGCTGCCGTAGGAAACTCTGGCCACGCTGCCagtggccttcatgccaccacATTCGAAGCCCTCGAAGGTAAAAAAGTCTGGCATCCGTCCGACGTCCTCCTTCTGATCATCCGACCGAGCAACCTCGGCTCAATCGGCCCCGAGCGACTAGCGCTATATCACGGTGATCCTCCACTTACCCACTGAAGAATATAGCGAGCCGAGCGCTGAGTCTCAAAGCCCCGAGCACCAAATCAACATCCAGGGGCTACTCGCTAAGATCTGGGAGGACGCCCGAGCCCGTGCGGCGATGGTATCTCCGGGCGCCCTCGCAAACAAccacacccagatgtccactggggtaagttTCATCTTACACTTGCATAATTCACTCCCGATTGACACTTATGTTTCCTTGTTGTTCGCAGTACTGGATGGAGAGCCTGGATATGTGCCACAGACTCGCATTTTTGGAAGAGGAAGTGAAGCAACTGAAGGCGTTGAGCAACCAATCCTCCACCGCTCAGGAGAAAACTGACGCCAAGGTGGCCAAGCTGCAGGTCGCTCTGGAGAAGAGCGACAAATTGCTTGAGGTCGAACGGACCAAGAGCGCTGGGCAGGCCACTATGCTAGAGCGGCTCAATAAATAGGTCGCCACTTTTGATAATAAGATTGAGTCGGCCAACACGCGGAAGAACCTGGCCATCGCCGACCTCGACGAGAAGAATAAAGAGGTCCGGGTCCTCGCCCAAAAGCTTAAGGAAGCTGAGGACTTCCTAGTCGCCGAGCGGTACAGCCGATCAGCTGAGGAGGCTGCTCTTCGAGGCCAGCTCGCCGATAAAGATAAAGAGCTGTCCACTGCCAAGGACGAATGGGAGGGCTCTTAAGCGACCTTGAGGATTTATCAGGATACTGAGGTGAGTAGGTTTGATGCCATGAAGCAAGCTTACATCCGCTCGGATGCATTCTGAGACAAAGTCGTCGACCGAGCCCTTCGACTGTTTGACTTGGCGATCGACGGGATGATCGATCAACTCCGCGAGGGAGGCCACCTGTCGATCACTCTGACCAGTAATGTCATCAGTCGAGACAAGCTCACTGTCGCGCTGCCCGACGATGCCTTGGACTATCTTAAGTGATGCAGAGCCCTGTAAAATGTAATCTTTAAGTTTTAATGAATGCTCGTCCGTTCGGACGAGTTTTGTCTCCTTGCATGTTTTTTCGACTCTTTTTTTTCTGAGTTTTAAACAAACTCGTGGCCCTATGACTCCGATCGTCCACAATTAGTCCACCCAGCCAACCGATCCATTTCGAATTCAGTGACGCACTAATTCTATGCACCGCCGATCGGTCCTGGGGACGTTTTGAAGAGTAGTGTTGAACGATCACTGTATTTTGAAGACTTAGGCCTTTGAGTAGCCGATGCTTGTCTTCTCACGAAGCCAAGTATTTAAGGTCACCGGTCGACCGTTGGTGCAGAATGCGTGAGACTCGAGTTTAAGATCGCCGCTGGATTGTTGGCGGAGAtaggagtttaacgtcgccgctcgacgatttgtagTGGACTCGCGTTTAACATCGCTGCTCAACGGTTTGTcgtagactcgggtttaaggtcaccgctcgaccgctggtggagacaagagtttaacgtcatcgcttgacgatttgacgaagactcgggtttaaggtcaccacttgaccgttggtggagacaagggtttaaggtcgtcgctcgaccgttgatggagacaggcATTTAAGGTCGCCCGAATCTAGTCTTGAGGTTCTTTGTAGATCATTCCCTGAAGCTTTCTGATGACGGTGTTCACCTCCAAGCGTGAATTCTTCCGAGCGCTTCATGCTTgatcttgaccatctcgacgtagcatcgccgagctgccaacTGATCGCCTTTGACTTCACCCACATGATCgtccaccgggaatttgatcttctgacaatAGGTAGACACCACTGCCCTAAATTTGTTGAGGGCCGGTcggcccagaatgacgttgtaggtcGACTGTGCGTCCACTACAATGAAGTTTGTAGCCCTAGTTCTCCTCAATGGCTCTTCTCCAAGCGAGGAGGTCATACGGGCCTGTCCGAGCAGTAGTACTTCGTTCCCCGTGAAGCCGTATAGCGGGGTCGTTATGGGCAGCAGCTCACTCTGATCAATTTGCAAttgatcaaacgccttcttgaaaatgatgttcatCGAACtctctgtatcaacaaaagttcggtgaatagtgtagttagcaaTTACCGTTCGGATGATCAGTGTGTCTTCGTGAGTGATCTCTACTCCCTCCATGTCACGTGGGAGTTGGGCCTAGTATCAATCAttgaaatatctaatacccagtgaCCTAGTGTTATCATCATGTtatctctatgccaaagccttggccaAATGATCTGAAATGTTAGCATTGGTTGGTAATATAAGATTGTTAAGATGtaagagggagggtgaataacgttcataaaaaattgtaatgtaaaataagttacgcagcggaataaaaaaaataaaaacatatactaacacaagtaattttttacttggtttggagtctttAATGACTCCTATTCCAATGCCCGCACTTGTCAagtgctttcattgggaaatcactaatagttcaaaaagttacaataataaaatacaagaACTATAATGAAAAGTTACCGACAATAGAGAAAACTAAGTAAAGCATGATGTCCGATTGTCAGTGGAGAGTTACAACATCGCAGGAGCTTTTTCTAAGTAGCACACGGGAATGAAAGTTGTAgcagttgttgttctgaagctaccgatcgaaggcctttatataggcccattccagGGCCCTTCGGCCCTCTCCTTGCTGCATCCCACTGTGTGGATCTCCAACCGCCGAGCATACGActtcctggctcggttggagtcgccGTCGGTCGACCCTCTAGCGATCATTCCTATTTCTCCTCGGGACGCgctgcttctattttcttcttcccgagcggatggtctatCTCGCTCGGCTGGGACTCGGGAGGGATCGACGTTATTCGTCCCCTGGTGCCGGTCAGACCGCTTGGGCGCTCCTCTTTCATACTCTCGTCACCCATTAGACCGTTGCTTTTGTCGCCGATCGAGGGTTGGAGACCGGCGGTGGTATCCTCTTGAGGCTGGTCGGCTGACGACGGGTGTCAGACCACGACAATCCCGCGTGTTGTGAGTCGTTGATTGGTGAAAGGAGCAAAACATAGACGTCCATGCCTTGCCTCTTATTATTTTAGGTCGACTGGAggccacatgctgcacgacatgtgTCCTAGCCTCCTAGTATAGCCGCTCTCCCTCCGCTTTTGGCCCCTTGGGTGGTTGGTGGCTACTTGCAGATCGTCGCTTGGGTGCCGGTGTGGGCTCAACAGGCGTTTCCTTCTTTTTTGCCGCTTGggtttcttccacatttatgtactcaTTGACATTTCTGAGTAGGTGATCGATGTTcctgggcggcttcctgatgaccgatcggaagaaatctcttTCGGCGAGTCCCTGAATGAAaacgttcatcatcgtctcggatgagaccgaggggatgtccatggccacttgattgaagtgctgaatgtacgctcggagcgcttccttgggcccttgcttcaggGTAAAGAGGCTAACGCTTGTCTtttggtagcgtcggctgctggcgaaGTGATGTTGGAACGCGACTCGGAAATCCTTAAAGATTCGTATCGAGCCGTCCAACAATCTTCTGAAATAGCGCTGCACCGATCTGGAGAGAGTCGTGAGGAAGACACGACACTTCACTCCGCCCGTGTATTAGTGCAGCGTGACTTTGATATCGAACCGATCCAGATCATCATCCGGGTCGGTCGACCCGCTGTACGTCCCAATCGCCAATGGGGTATAGTGTCGAGGCAAAgagtcttgtaagatctcctctaaGAATTGCCtgttgatccgttcgggagacGTGTTATTTTGAGACGCTTTGCCTTTCCGTGCATCCCGAACGAGAGGATCATTTGAAGATAATCCCTGCTCCTGATgcgcttgggctatctccgagggggtttggaacaaagctcgatggaaggggatcggcgTGGGCGACACTTCCCCCTGTGTGCCGACCGGCCTTCGATTCTGTCCCTATACGGAGAGTTACTCCGCTTGCCTATCGGCTGCTGATGTTGTAGGTTATGACGCTTGTCGATCGACCAACACATGTTGTTGCTCGATCATTTTTGCTGCTCGAGCTTGAACACGCATCTCAAGCTCCTCATGAGTGAGCATCAtggtggtgagtcgtccagcgtctttcatcttctcggctcggatacAGGTGacattcccacagacgacaccaaatatgatcctgtccgaaagtcgatgagatggatgtcGGGATGTGACGCTCTTGTTGACCTCCCGTGGACTTTGCTCCGATCTGCAACATAAGTggcgtcagtgtcgagccagggaaggggtcccgacgatgaccctccgacactcaagtcagtctccggcgaagaagaagaagtaaagagcgaagcaacaagaagactgtagcacAACAGTAAATATCGCATACCTCAGCTGaaacttggaccccctttatatagagtttcgGCAGCGCGCTTGCACGCTTCTCTAGGCGAACACGCATCTTGAAGCTTTTCCTGAAAAAATTTGTCATTAAAATATCCCTGACAAGCTgagtatatctctgaagtgatagcaGAAGCTCCCGCCGTACGATCCTCTctctgaccatgccgcctgtcagcaacactagctcccaaaaggatgtcaaaagataGTCTGCTATGTCTGTAGCTTGACCGAGCGGAATAGCCGCTCGGTCGAAATTTCACTGTCCACGCGTTGTCCGCTATCGGGTCGAGCGAGATAGCCGCTCGTCCGAAAATCCTCTATTCGCATTCTCTTTTGCTGGGTCGAGTAGGATAATCGCTCGACCGAAGTCGAACTCTGTTGGTGTCATACTTTGATGTCCGGCCGAGTAAGGTAGTCGCTCGATCGAAGTTGAACTCTTGATATTATGTCTGCTATCTTGCCAAGCGTGATAGCCGTTCGACTTGGCTTCTGTGCACCGTCTCCCTTGAGTATCGATTGTTTGAATGCTCTCTGTGTCGAAGTCGACGACGGATCAGAGCCCTCTCCCCGATCGGAACACGATTTGCCCGATCAACCAATACCTTCCACTCGTTGAttgtcttgactttgacttgttTTAATTTTCACCGTGACAATGGATTGGAGTCCTTTCTCATTATCATATCACTAGATAAAGGTGAAGAGGACTATAGAGGAAACTCATCGAAATGAGGATAAAGGGAGGATAAAGGAGGAGAGctgataaattatatttttataaaaaatagagcatttcagatttattttttattttcatgataaacaATGAAAAAGAAGTAGAGTATTAGAAAAAAGAGAACGGAAAGGGATATTAATTTAAAACTGAACTATacattttgataataaataaaactaaGTATGCGGTTTAGTAAGATGCTCAAATCTTTTAACTTCATTCATTCAGTTCAATTTAAAATATTTGAGATTGATCATACTTCATACTTCTAGAAGGAGAAGTGGTTCAAATGGCTTGCCCATCAGGCTACAGGCCAACTTCTATGGACTATGATTGACCCATTGTTGGCGTGCATGCTCAGCACTTTCCACTTGCGTCTTACCCTTTATCACCGCCATTGGCTGTGTAAAGAGTGGGGGTAAGGACGGTGCTGGCTATATGTAGGCAATATCTCAAAAAGTAGGAAAAGAAGGGAAAAACAAGTCATTTTCATAACAGTAGTTGTCGGCCTCTGCCGTGTCACGTTAGGATGAACTGATCTCAGTGTGCGGACTGGATGATGTGGCCCTATATCACCACTACCCGGTTATGCATGCTTCTAGAAGGATAGAATTTATAAATGCAGACACTAATGTCCAATGATGATATGTGGTTGGGATCTATCCACAATTTCTGACGGTTACAATAGAATCACATCACCAAAGGAGAATGATTATGAATAATCCGACTCCCATCTCAACTCCACTCTACTTAAACTCCCCATGATCGTAGATAAGCAATTCAACACAAACAGAGTAAGCGCTACAGAGCATAGCGTCACCGGAGTAAGAGAGAAAGAGGGGGCATATGGAGTGTTACCGTGAGTTGATACCGGGTTTGCCTGATGACATAGCGTCGGACTGCATCGCGCGAGTCACGGTCCGATTCCACTCGGGCCTCCGACTCGTCTGCCGCCGCTGGCGCGATCTGGTCACCGCCTCCGACTTCTATCGCCTCAGGGAACGCATCGGAGCCGCGGAGGACCTGATCTTCCTCGTTCAGGCTTGCAGGGGCGGGGACTGCGAGGTTGATGAAGCGGATGAGGGGGAGAAGGGCTGTGACATCGGTTCCCAGTCGCCGGCGTACGGGCTGAGCGCCTACAATGTCACGAGGGAGTCGTGGTACCGCGTGGCGACGAGCGAGGCGGTGCCCCTTTTCGCGCAGATCGTGTCGGTGGGGCGGAAGGTGGTGCTGCTCGGAGGCTGGGACCCAGCGAGCCTGGATCCTACTGCGGAGGTCCGGGTTCTGGATCCGGCGACGGGCGGGTGGCGCAGAAGGACGCCGATGGCGGAACCGAGGAGCTTCTTCGCCTGCGGAGCGGTGGGCGGGCGGGTGTTCGTGGCGGGGGGTCACGACGCGCAGAAGAACGCGCTGCGGACGGCGGAGACGTACGATCCGTCGGCGGACGAGTGGGCGGCGTTGCCGGATATGGAAGAGGAGCGGGACGAGTGCCAAGGGATGGAGGCGGGGGGCCGGTTCTGGGCTGTGAGCGGATACGGAACGGAGGAACAAGGGCGGTTCGCTGGGGCGGCGGAGTGGTACGACGCGGCGGCGGGAAAATGGAGGAGGGAGGAGGTGATGTGGGAAGCGGGCGGTGCCGCTTGCGTCGGGGTGGCGGGGGGCAGTATATGGAGCGTGGGGTTCGGTAGGGAAGGGGGAGGAGCAGGTGGGGTGAGAGAGTACGAAGGGGTCGGAAGGGGGTGGAAGGAGGTGGCACCGCTACCGGCGGGGGTGAAGCGGGGACCGAGACCGTGCGCGGCGGTGGCAGTGGGCGGTGGAGATAAGGAAAGGGTGTTCGTGATGGCGACAGAGGAGGAGACCGGTGGTGGTCACCGGGGGTGGGTCCTGGAGGTGGGGCCGAGGCGGTGGACTCGCGTCGAAACGCCGGTGGGGTTCACGGGGTTCGTCTACTCGGCCGCTGCGGTCCGACTCTAAATCGACACCTTAGACCGCAACGGTTCCACTCTCGCCCTCGACCGATCTATGTGTAAGGAGGAATGGAAACTATACGGGGCCTTATCGACCATTTGATGGTCCGAGTATTGTATATTATGATGTTATTTATGTAGCAATAGGAATGTACGGAGGTGTTTTGGATCTGAGAATAAACTTTTCCTTTAGATCGACTACTCGATCCAGCTATGATTGAACAGCGAGTATCAAGGATGATTTATACTCCTGCATCGAAATGGATGATCTTGATAGTGGTTTGTATCTTGATGTTGCTTCAAGTATAACTGAAAGATCTCTAGCTCGCCTCTTTATCCAGAAAAAAAAAGATGAAGAAAAGGAATGGATTGTGATTTGCAGAGTATTAATTTTAGTTTGTGTATGAAGACTAATGAAGCACTTTAAGTTTGTCATCAGAGAACTTCATTCTAATTAAGTAATGATGAACT includes these proteins:
- the LOC122017581 gene encoding F-box/kelch-repeat protein SKIP20-like: MECYRELIPGLPDDIASDCIARVTVRFHSGLRLVCRRWRDLVTASDFYRLRERIGAAEDLIFLVQACRGGDCEVDEADEGEKGCDIGSQSPAYGLSAYNVTRESWYRVATSEAVPLFAQIVSVGRKVVLLGGWDPASLDPTAEVRVLDPATGGWRRRTPMAEPRSFFACGAVGGRVFVAGGHDAQKNALRTAETYDPSADEWAALPDMEEERDECQGMEAGGRFWAVSGYGTEEQGRFAGAAEWYDAAAGKWRREEVMWEAGGAACVGVAGGSIWSVGFGREGGGAGGVREYEGVGRGWKEVAPLPAGVKRGPRPCAAVAVGGGDKERVFVMATEEETGGGHRGWVLEVGPRRWTRVETPVGFTGFVYSAAAVRL